Proteins from a genomic interval of Polaribacter sejongensis:
- a CDS encoding SusD/RagB family nutrient-binding outer membrane lipoprotein, whose protein sequence is MKKIFISFIIIMFTLSACDDGFEELNVNPTKPVQLDPSTKFTYVQLYTGGSSYVAYLFWNIIHLMQNVQHLNNTSYASFLYKEGNTHWLFEEQFKTTVKNIVDLEAQLEVSTEPTATMDLAITKVQKVLIFSRITDVYGDIPYSEAGKGFLEGIRFPKYDQQSAIYADMLLSLESATATLSAGGTSSFGSADLMFSGDVAKWNKFANSLMLRLALRMVKVDEAAAKSWATKAIDGGVMTSNEDIAYIQYENSANDGGPNVNPLTKGFTSRASTQVKISKTFMDFMKTRNDPRVSVLASTVDGNTDFALQFGQDINDETRGEANSKPNINIFGGSGTVIYDAPFFFQTYAEVEFMLAESAERWGLAGGASNVETHYNAGVTAAMQYLSMYGSAADITTTQINDYLSANPFVPAQALKMINEQYWVATFGNGLETFSNWKRSGYPALVPANVAATLTNGEIPRRLPYPASEKLNNSTNVEAAIAVQGGDLLTTRMWWDKN, encoded by the coding sequence ATGAAAAAAATATTTATTTCATTCATAATTATAATGTTTACTTTAAGTGCTTGTGACGATGGTTTCGAAGAACTTAATGTAAATCCAACAAAGCCAGTACAATTAGATCCTTCTACAAAATTCACCTATGTTCAGTTATATACAGGTGGTAGTAGTTATGTAGCCTATTTATTTTGGAATATAATTCACTTAATGCAAAACGTACAACATTTAAATAATACGTCGTATGCATCATTTTTATATAAAGAAGGAAATACACATTGGTTATTTGAAGAGCAATTTAAAACTACGGTAAAGAATATTGTAGATTTAGAAGCACAATTAGAGGTAAGTACAGAGCCAACAGCAACGATGGATTTGGCAATTACTAAAGTGCAAAAAGTATTAATTTTTAGTAGAATTACAGATGTGTATGGAGATATTCCTTACAGTGAAGCTGGTAAAGGTTTTTTAGAAGGAATTCGTTTTCCTAAATATGATCAGCAAAGTGCTATTTATGCAGACATGTTATTGTCTTTAGAGAGTGCAACCGCAACTTTAAGTGCTGGCGGAACAAGTTCTTTTGGTTCTGCAGATTTAATGTTTTCTGGTGATGTTGCAAAATGGAATAAGTTTGCAAATTCATTAATGTTACGTTTAGCACTGCGAATGGTAAAAGTAGATGAAGCTGCTGCTAAATCTTGGGCAACCAAAGCAATTGATGGAGGTGTAATGACAAGCAATGAAGATATTGCATATATTCAATACGAAAACTCGGCAAATGATGGAGGACCAAACGTAAACCCGTTAACAAAAGGTTTTACTTCTAGAGCATCTACACAGGTTAAGATTTCTAAAACTTTCATGGATTTTATGAAAACAAGAAACGATCCAAGAGTTTCTGTTTTAGCATCTACAGTGGATGGAAATACTGATTTTGCACTACAATTTGGACAAGATATCAACGATGAAACAAGGGGTGAAGCAAATTCTAAGCCAAATATTAACATTTTTGGAGGTTCTGGTACTGTCATTTATGATGCGCCTTTTTTCTTTCAAACCTATGCAGAAGTAGAGTTTATGTTAGCAGAATCTGCAGAACGTTGGGGTTTAGCCGGAGGAGCATCAAATGTAGAAACGCATTATAATGCAGGTGTAACAGCGGCAATGCAATATTTATCTATGTATGGAAGTGCTGCAGATATTACAACTACTCAAATAAATGATTATTTAAGTGCTAATCCGTTTGTGCCAGCGCAAGCTTTAAAAATGATAAATGAGCAATATTGGGTAGCAACTTTTGGTAATGGTTTAGAGACTTTTTCTAACTGGAAAAGATCAGGATATCCAGCTTTAGTACCTGCAAATGTTGCGGCAACTCTTACCAATGGAGAAATCCCTAGAAGACTTCCTTATCCAGCATCCGAAAAATTAAATAATTCTACCAATGTTGAAGCTGCAATAGCTGTACAGGGAGGAGATCTTTTAACCACAAGAATGTGGTGGGATAAAAATTAA
- a CDS encoding SusC/RagA family TonB-linked outer membrane protein, producing MKKNYKLTLSLIVFLIVQSTFAQLRTISGVVTEKGSEIPLPEVSVFISQINKGSVTDFDGNYSIKAEDLKGKTIAFSYLGYKTVTITLTGENQVINAALEADATGLDEIVVTALGIKRAAKSLGYSLTEVGGEDMSAVKSTSAVNSLQGRVAGVNISAGSGGAAGSSRVIIRGASSLTGNNQPLYVIDGIPIINNTNGSVVGATNDGTGDGGDDISSLNPDDIESVSVLKGSSAAALYGSLASNGVIMITTKSGKGQKRMGVELSSSFTFDKINTDLQNFQTTYGQGNNRLKPGYEYDGSGQPVEISNIANAIDDSFVSSLQSWGDKLDGSMVYNWDGTKRPYSNTGNNLDKFYNVGSTVINTVALSKGGEEYNYRLSFSNLDNDDIFPNTTLNRKSISLNASANITPKLTSTVNAKYVIEKVHNRINIGDTPGNANTVAYVLPSSLNITDLKPGFNEEGTELLFQPSQFISNPYWATDAFNNDDKKNRFTASTSLKYDFNDWLYLTGRAGIDTYDLSRRRVTPFGTAYRPAGEMTEAKSTYTLFNGDLMLGINKDLTEKISTSSIIGANTRTSSFESLSALGRGFIVEGLEDINNTTLPEPSFGYSKTKTNSLYGSFEVSYDKYFYLTFTGRNDWFSTLSFPGKTTPNNGFYWSLSQSLLLNELFDLPEQVNYAKFRASYAQVAGGASNAYSLNLDYAITGSFQGQSFGQLNGNSIPNPNLVPFQKNEFEVGFDGRFFQNRLNLDVAYYQNQTTNDIVSASASQSSGFTSSILNIGELQNKGFEFLIGGTPIKTEDFSWYTSFNFGYNDSEIVHTDDEDTAINVDGSQTRSRTAIISHIVGENYGVIWGSSYKRDADGNIMYNTTGSIPKPIQGENKILGQGVAPYTLGFSNSFKYKDFSLNFLIDAKFGGSVHSGTNRELMMRGLHEKTLEGREDGLVVSGIDDATGNPFTMTVAPENLRTYYGFIGEENSGISEEFVYSTDFIKFRELSIAYSLPKKTLENIFVSDVRLSLIGRNLFYISKKIDNVDPEASLNNLNSQGIERFGTPSTRSYGFAINVKF from the coding sequence ATGAAAAAAAATTACAAACTAACATTGTCCTTGATAGTGTTTTTGATTGTGCAAAGTACATTTGCTCAATTAAGGACTATTTCGGGAGTTGTTACAGAGAAAGGCAGTGAAATACCATTGCCGGAAGTTAGCGTTTTTATTAGTCAAATTAATAAGGGTAGTGTTACCGACTTTGATGGGAATTATTCTATTAAGGCTGAGGATTTAAAAGGAAAAACAATTGCCTTTAGTTATCTTGGTTATAAAACGGTTACAATAACCTTAACTGGAGAAAATCAAGTTATAAACGCAGCGTTAGAAGCAGATGCTACTGGTTTAGATGAGATTGTGGTTACCGCACTTGGTATTAAAAGAGCGGCAAAATCTTTAGGGTATTCTTTAACGGAAGTTGGTGGAGAAGATATGTCTGCGGTAAAAAGCACAAGTGCTGTTAATTCTTTACAAGGTAGAGTTGCTGGTGTAAATATTTCTGCAGGTAGTGGAGGAGCTGCTGGATCTAGTAGGGTAATTATTCGTGGAGCAAGTTCATTAACAGGAAACAACCAACCTTTATATGTAATTGACGGAATTCCTATTATTAACAACACAAATGGTTCTGTAGTTGGTGCAACCAATGATGGAACAGGAGATGGAGGAGATGATATTTCTTCATTAAACCCAGATGATATTGAAAGTGTTTCCGTTTTAAAAGGAAGTTCTGCTGCCGCACTTTACGGTTCTTTAGCATCTAACGGTGTTATTATGATTACTACAAAATCAGGAAAAGGTCAAAAAAGAATGGGCGTAGAGCTTTCTAGTTCTTTTACTTTTGATAAAATTAATACTGATTTACAAAATTTTCAAACTACTTACGGACAAGGAAATAATAGATTAAAACCAGGTTATGAGTATGATGGTAGCGGTCAGCCAGTTGAAATTTCTAATATAGCCAATGCAATTGATGATTCTTTTGTAAGTTCTTTACAGTCTTGGGGAGATAAATTAGATGGCTCAATGGTTTATAATTGGGATGGTACTAAAAGACCTTATTCAAATACAGGAAATAACCTAGATAAATTTTACAACGTAGGTTCTACAGTTATAAATACAGTAGCATTATCTAAAGGAGGAGAGGAATATAATTATCGTTTGTCTTTTTCTAATTTAGATAATGATGATATTTTTCCGAATACTACTTTAAATAGAAAATCGATATCATTAAATGCTTCTGCAAATATTACTCCTAAATTAACATCTACAGTTAATGCAAAATATGTTATTGAAAAAGTACATAATCGTATTAATATTGGAGATACACCAGGTAATGCAAATACAGTAGCCTATGTGTTGCCAAGTAGTCTTAATATTACAGATTTAAAACCAGGCTTTAATGAAGAAGGTACAGAGTTATTGTTTCAACCAAGTCAGTTTATTTCTAATCCATATTGGGCAACAGATGCTTTTAATAATGATGATAAGAAAAATAGATTTACAGCATCTACATCTTTAAAATATGATTTTAATGATTGGTTATATTTAACAGGTCGTGCAGGTATAGATACCTATGATTTAAGTAGAAGAAGAGTAACTCCTTTTGGAACAGCATACAGACCAGCTGGTGAAATGACAGAAGCAAAATCTACGTATACACTGTTTAATGGAGATTTAATGTTAGGTATTAATAAAGATTTAACAGAAAAAATTTCTACAAGCTCAATTATTGGAGCAAATACAAGAACATCATCTTTCGAATCTTTAAGTGCATTGGGTAGAGGTTTTATTGTTGAAGGTTTAGAAGATATTAACAATACAACGTTGCCAGAACCAAGTTTTGGATATTCTAAAACAAAAACAAATTCACTTTATGGATCTTTTGAAGTAAGTTATGACAAGTACTTTTACTTAACATTTACAGGAAGAAACGATTGGTTTTCTACACTATCTTTTCCTGGAAAGACAACTCCAAACAATGGTTTTTACTGGTCTCTAAGTCAGAGTTTATTATTAAACGAATTGTTTGATTTACCAGAACAAGTTAATTATGCTAAATTTAGAGCAAGTTACGCGCAAGTTGCGGGTGGAGCTAGTAATGCTTATAGTTTAAATTTAGATTATGCAATTACAGGTTCTTTTCAAGGACAATCTTTTGGGCAATTAAATGGTAATTCTATTCCTAACCCTAACTTAGTTCCTTTTCAAAAGAATGAATTTGAAGTAGGTTTTGATGGACGTTTCTTTCAGAATCGTTTAAATTTAGATGTTGCTTATTATCAAAATCAAACTACTAATGATATTGTAAGTGCTTCTGCATCTCAATCATCTGGTTTTACATCGTCAATTCTTAATATTGGAGAACTTCAAAATAAAGGTTTTGAATTTTTAATAGGTGGTACTCCAATTAAAACGGAAGATTTTTCATGGTACACTTCTTTCAATTTTGGTTATAACGACAGTGAAATCGTTCATACAGATGATGAGGATACTGCTATTAATGTTGATGGTAGCCAGACGCGTTCTAGAACAGCAATTATTTCTCATATAGTTGGCGAAAATTATGGTGTAATTTGGGGGTCTTCTTACAAGAGGGATGCTGATGGTAACATTATGTACAATACAACGGGGTCTATTCCGAAACCAATTCAGGGAGAAAATAAAATTTTAGGACAAGGTGTTGCACCATATACTTTAGGTTTTTCTAACTCTTTTAAATACAAAGATTTTTCATTAAACTTTTTAATTGATGCTAAGTTTGGCGGAAGTGTTCATTCTGGTACTAACAGAGAGTTAATGATGCGAGGTTTACATGAAAAAACATTAGAAGGTAGAGAAGATGGTTTAGTGGTGTCTGGCATAGATGATGCAACAGGAAACCCATTTACAATGACTGTAGCACCAGAAAACTTAAGAACTTATTATGGTTTTATTGGTGAAGAAAACTCTGGTATTTCAGAAGAGTTTGTTTACAGTACAGATTTTATAAAATTTAGAGAATTAAGTATAGCTTATAGTTTACCGAAAAAAACGTTAGAAAATATTTTTGTAAGTGATGTAAGACTTTCTTTAATAGGAAGAAATCTATTTTACATTTCTAAAAAAATAGATAACGTAGACCCAGAAGCTTCATTAAACAATTTAAATTCTCAGGGTATAGAAAGATTCGGAACACCATCAACTAGAAGTTATGGATTCGCAATAAATGTTAAATTTTAA
- a CDS encoding DeoR/GlpR family DNA-binding transcription regulator: MKKKERQQKVVDEVSINRQVSSTFLAEKLNVSEDTIRRDIKELDKKGLLTKVHGGAISTMQKLYHYNEDVIYKREEKVVIAKKAITLVEDGMVIIMSGGTTNLMLAKLFPKNLKATIYTYSLPIAMQLAEHATIETIFIGGRIQRNSMVTTGIDVIQYLSNITANLCFIGVSAFNAEQGITGEGYEVALVKKAMIDSSERNVYLSTSNKLNIRLNYDICPLKEIDIAITDLELDDPILKPYIDSGVVLM; encoded by the coding sequence ATGAAAAAGAAAGAGAGACAGCAAAAAGTAGTAGACGAAGTAAGTATTAACAGACAGGTTAGTTCCACTTTTTTGGCTGAAAAATTAAATGTTTCAGAAGACACTATTAGAAGAGATATAAAGGAGTTAGATAAAAAAGGACTACTAACCAAAGTACATGGAGGAGCAATTTCTACCATGCAAAAACTCTATCATTATAATGAAGATGTAATCTACAAAAGAGAAGAAAAAGTTGTTATTGCTAAGAAAGCAATTACTTTAGTAGAAGACGGAATGGTTATTATAATGAGTGGAGGTACTACAAATTTGATGTTAGCAAAATTATTTCCAAAAAATTTAAAAGCAACCATTTATACATATAGCTTACCAATTGCAATGCAATTGGCAGAACACGCAACTATTGAAACTATTTTTATTGGTGGTAGAATACAAAGAAACTCGATGGTAACAACCGGTATAGATGTAATTCAATATTTATCTAACATTACCGCAAATCTTTGCTTTATAGGTGTAAGTGCTTTTAATGCTGAACAAGGAATTACCGGCGAAGGCTACGAGGTTGCATTGGTTAAAAAAGCAATGATTGATTCTTCTGAACGCAATGTCTACCTATCTACTTCCAACAAACTAAATATCAGGCTAAATTACGATATCTGCCCTCTTAAAGAAATTGATATTGCCATTACAGATCTAGAACTAGACGATCCTATATTAAAACCCTATATTGACTCTGGCGTAGTTTTAATGTAA